Proteins from a single region of Kluyveromyces lactis strain NRRL Y-1140 chromosome C complete sequence:
- the MRPL17 gene encoding mitochondrial 54S ribosomal protein mL46 (similar to uniprot|P36528 Saccharomyces cerevisiae YNL252C MRPL17 Mitochondrial ribosomal protein of the large subunit): MSVKAAASSIPKAVKAGLVLSRVPIVTPELNALENKYYQYQAELERRLMWTFPSYFYFKKGTLAERRFQSVQKGVISKQPGVWFPKGVPDVRHNRERSQKQDIMLPREASEGSNKSDVSRPIVPNSRTTKADENNDITSLDRKLDRTLHLLVKDDKGSWVLPSFPVDIEAKEGKKALHETAEVGLRKIGGEDINTWTVSNTPAGVLQSEKDLQFLIKSHIIAGEFKLKDEKSIKEFAWLTKDEIKKAVDERYFNSIQYVLAEN, translated from the coding sequence atgtCTGTGAAAGCAGCAGCAAGCTCGATTCCCAAGGCAGTAAAGGCAGGTTTGGTACTTTCTCGTGTTCCAATCGTCACTCCAGAATTGAATGCACTAGAGAACAAGTACTACCAATACCAGGCAGAACTGGAAAGAAGACTAATGTGGACATTTCCATCTTATTTCTATTTCAAAAAAGGTACTTTGGCAGAGCGTCGTTTCCAGTCTGTACAGAAAGGTGTGATTAGCAAGCAGCCTGGTGTATGGTTCCCTAAAGGAGTGCCAGACGTCAGACATaacagagaaagaagtcAAAAGCAAGATATTATGCTACCAAGAGAGGCTTCAGAAGGTTCAAACAAGTCTGATGTCTCAAGGCCAATTGTTCCTAATTCCAGAACTACAAAGGCAGACGAAAATAACGATATTACTAGTTTAGACAGAAAATTGGACAGAACTCTGCATTTGCTTGTGAAGGATGACAAGGGAAGCTGGGTTCTTCCAAGTTTCCCGGTTGATATTGAAGCTAAGGAAGGAAAGAAAGCTTTACATGAGACCGCTGAAGTGGGATTAAGAAAAATCGGCGGAGAAGATATTAATACATGGACTGTGTCGAATACTCCAGCAGGTGTTCTACAATCTGAAAAAGATCTCCagtttttgatcaaatcgCATATCATAGCAGGTGAATTCAAGTTAAAGGATGAAAAGtcaatcaaagaatttgcaTGGTTGacaaaagatgaaatcaagaaagctGTTGACGAGAGATATTTCAATAGTATACAATATGTTCTTGCTGAGAATTAA
- the NRD1 gene encoding Nrd1 complex RNA-binding subunit (similar to uniprot|P53617 Saccharomyces cerevisiae YNL251C NRD1 RNA-binding protein that interacts with the C-terminal domain of the RNA polymerase II large subunit (Rpo21p) required for transcription termination and 3' end maturation of nonpolyadenylated RNAs): MMQSDEHEDFVATLESFKELKSGISGSRIRKLTDYAVNHGRNIEALLSFVIQYSKECPPTHKLGSLYIVDSIVRALMSKSETVKQEEGEEGNYFLKGVELLNDNIQPLLIDGIERSDPAHLEKIQELINIWDKNNVFNNKPLNAARSRLSELVNSNSIPPSSSSNSSLTPRPAPSNDNKSSSGSKIDQVLNAIPKFENLPGIQVPSGLFSEDISVQDSCLKELLGKLQVELTKNQKLVQVNKQAPRSIDNSTSSTSSSSRSTRSTQYVGRDSRNDRSRSPPRNKNDRSRAQATTSLHLSRQQQQQQQQQQQQQQQSINGQQGNNHHLYPDEQNVPSNPHFRPKPVSFDPTVPRDHVKVYSRTLFVGGVPQNFKEHDIARMLRQFGEVQSVILNNARKHAFVKVYSRAEAERIMAHFTGGGNPTHGLRIRWAVGFGPRDCCDYQYGYSIIPLARLTEIDFKWSQSAEWGGTGGQPIQTNMVYEEPDIIVGEGVSSKAISQKMPTDKGVLGPKSGKVGQATAVSQTPIPYSNISPPPPPVQTSQIPNVPQIQQQYYNQPLYQQPPSMVYGQNQLLGSASSAQQQQQQQSHQSTQPSGQKSPQPPQNFDPTAQLNTLMNILNQTPK, from the coding sequence ATGATGCAAAGCGATGAGCATGAGGATTTTGTAGCTACTTTAGAatccttcaaagagttgaaatCTGGGATTTCTGGTTCTCGTATCAGAAAATTAACAGACTATGCTGTCAATCACGGAAGGAACATCGAAGCATTGTTGTCGTTTGTGATACAGTACTCCAAAGAGTGTCCTCCGACTCACAAATTGGGCTCCTTGTATATCGTTGATTCTATTGTTAGAGCATTAATGAGTAAGTCAGAAACTgtaaaacaagaagaaggcgAAGAAGGGAATTATTTTTTGAAAGGTGTAGAACTATTAAACGATAATATACAACCCTTACTAATTGAtggtattgaaagaagtgATCCAGCCCATCTAGAAAAAATTCAGGAGTTAATAAATATTTGGGATAAAAACAACGTTTTTAACAACAAACCTTTGAATGCAGCAAGGAGTCGTTTGAGTGAACTTGTAAATAGCAACTCGATCCCTccatcttcgtcatctaATTCGTCTTTAACCCCACGCCCAGCTCCCAGTAATGATAATAAGTCCTCCTCAGGTAGTAAAATTGATCAAGTCTTGAACGCTATACCGAAATTCGAAAACCTTCCTGGCATACAAGTCCCGTCTGGTTTATTTTCAGAGGACATATCGGTACAGGACtcttgtttgaaagaacttcTAGGAAAGTTGCAAGTTGAACTGacaaagaaccaaaaattGGTTCAAGTAAACAAACAGGCTCCTCGCTCGATAGATAATTCTACCTCTTCTAcctcttcatcgtcaaGGTCTACTCGCTCAACGCAGTACGTTGGAAGAGACTCCAGAAATGACAGATCTAGATCACCcccaagaaacaaaaatgacAGATCTCGAGCACAGGCAACAACTTCTCTGCATTTATCTAggcaacagcagcaacaacaacaacaacaacaacaacaacagcagcagtCAATTAATGGTCAACAAGGAAATAACCATCATTTGTACCCAGATGAGCAGAATGTTCCCTCAAACCCTCATTTTAGGCCAAAACCGGTATCCTTTGATCCAACTGTGCCAAGGGACCACGTAAAAGTATATTCCAGAACCCTTTTCGTTGGTGGTGTCCCacaaaatttcaaagaacatGATATTGCAAGAATGTTAAGACAATTCGGTGAGGTTCAGAGTgttattttgaataatgCCCGTAAGCACGCCTTTGTGAAAGTCTATTCAAGAGCAGAAGCGGAGAGGATCATGGCGCATTTCACTGGTGGTGGCAATCCGACACATGGTTTGAGAATCCGTTGGGCCGTTGGTTTCGGTCCTAGAGACTGTTGTGACTATCAATATGGATATTCAATCATCCCATTGGCCAGGCTAACCGAAATTGACTTCAAATGGTCACAGTCCGCGGAATGGGGTGGTACTGGTGGTCAACCAATCCAAACAAACATGGTTTATGAGGAGCCCGATATTATTGTTGGTGAAGGTGTTTCATCAAAAGCGATTTCGCAAAAGATGCCAACTGATAAAGGTGTTTTGGGTCCCAAGTCTGGTAAAGTTGGTCAAGCTACTGCTGTCTCTCAAACACCTATCCCCTACAGTAATATATctcctcctcctcctccGGTTCAAACATCACAAATACCGAACGTTCCTCAAATCCAACAACAGTATTATAACCAGCCATTGTATCAGCAGCCTCCATCAATGGTATATGGTCAAAATCAACTGCTGGGATCGGCATCATCTGcgcagcagcagcagcagcagcaatCGCATCAGTCTACTCAACCTTCGGGCCAAAAATCTCCTCAACCCCCACAAAATTTCGATCCAACTGCGCAATTAAACACAttgatgaatattttgaaccaaACGCCAAAATAA
- the TEX1 gene encoding Tex1p (some similarities with uniprot|P53851 Saccharomyces cerevisiae YNL253W TEX1 transcription export complex component) has product MSRFGYTASKAFEITCLNESGLKSHYSSLLESCCKDKRVLKDYHATAVKDSRSVRTSLNEIIALDSHSASKYVSWSRIDGSLTVMRPPLTSDRSQDHVLIGSIKKDVHGEGKIVYSISWNPNELQFASVGNTPTVKIWNVVDDKLSVLKEFKTNFKAKNFITEYDPSGKYLVVATKTNEIYIYNAESGYESCISFSPDEKSDDAIHSLCWSNDSKQIIVAYKSGFIKLFSLQDDGLKFLCERRNDMKTITSLIMDPLGRALLVGTHNECSIYSLPDLVPLKKSIKTDNRITGIDISFDGSIISILSKALDSHDSFLSLYWYNDLSILYNTVVKNSSRSTIKWSKSCLIFYTTGALDKMTMVDLRSGRPKTMVSTDDRKRNDFVKKSTDRSSRTQRDTPQRGKRDKELRKQPYKRDADKFSEKSFGRSNTGSSFRKPNDRW; this is encoded by the coding sequence ATGTCGAGATTTGGCTATACTGCCTCTAAAGCATTTGAGATCACTTGTCTCAATGAAAGTGGCTTGAAAAGTCATTACAGTTCATTGTTGGAAAGCTGCTGCAAAGATAAACGGGTCTTAAAAGATTATCATGCTACTGCAGTAAAGGATAGCAGATCTGTCCGTACTTCACTGAATGAGATTATTGCGTTGGATTCACATTCAGCATCAAAATACGTGTCCTGGTCGAGAATTGATGGTAGTTTGACTGTCATGAGGCCGCCGTTAACATCAGACCGATCCCAAGATCATGTCTTGATTGGATCGATTAAGAAGGACGTACATGGGGAAGGCAAAATAGTGTATTCTATTAGTTGGAATCCCAACGAGTTACAGTTTGCCTCAGTGGGAAACACTCCGACTGTTAAAATCTGGAACGTTGTGGATGATAAGTTGAGTGTGTTGAAAGAGTTTAAGACAAACTTTAAAGCGAAGAACTTCATAACGGAATATGATCCTTCTGGAAAGTACCTAGTTGTAGCGACGAAGACGAATGAAATCTACATTTACAATGCAGAATCTGGTTACGAATCTTGTATCTCTTTTTCCCCTGATGAGAAATCGGATGATGCCATACATTCCCTTTGCTGGTCTAATGATTCCAAACAAATTATCGTTGCATATAAATCAGGATTCATAAAACTATTTTCACTCCAAGATGATGGATTAAAGTTTCTCTGTGAAAGGCGGAATGATATGAAAACCATCACGTCACTAATAATGGATCCATTAGGCAGAGCATTGTTAGTCGGAACTCATAACGAATGTTCTATCTATTCGTTACCTGATCTTGTGCCCTTGAAAAAATCAATCAAGACAGATAATAGAATAACTGGAATTgacatttcttttgatgGGTCAATAATATCTATTTTGAGCAAAGCATTAGACTCTCACGATTCATTTTTAAGTCTCTATTGGTACAATGATTTGTCTATCCTATACAACACGGTGGTTAAAAATTCATCACGTTCCACAATCAAGTGGTCAAAGTCGTGCTTAATATTTTACACCACTGGTGCTCTTGATAAAATGACAATGGTTGATTTACGTTCAGGCAGACCGAAAACTATGGTATCGACCGATGATCGTAAACGAAATGATTTTGTTAAGAAAAGCACCGATCGGAGCAGTAGAACTCAAAGAGACACACCACAGCGCGGGAAGAGGGATAAAGAGCTGCGCAAACAACCATACAAGAGAGATGCTGATAAATTCAGTGAGAAGTCGTTTGGTCGCTCCAACACAGGGTCTTCTTTTAGAAAGCCAAATGATAGATGGTGA